The DNA segment ACCTGGATCTAAATACACAagcctctaacattttgcctccatcgagacGTGACCGCCACGGttgggatcaaacccgcgactttcgggttagcagcctagcaccgtaaccactgtaccaccatggCAGCCGCCTAACGTTGTTTTAATATTTTTAGTATAGTTTATATTTCATTGATTACTTTACAGCCTTAAaggttcatttttttcttccttaggTTAGAAAACTGAGCTAGTTTGTATACATTCATATCGAAGTTTGTGCAATACCCACATgcagacaaaggacaagaagtgcaTATGACATGCGCTGACTCTGAACTGGTTTATTATTCAGAAAAACACAAAAGAAGGAATCTAGGAATGTCATCCGACAAGCATGTGTCACGTGTTCCAATAATGTTCTCAGATTTTTCAGTTTTTCTGACATAGAAAACACACTTTTATCGGTTATGTAAAAACGAGATATATGTTAACTTTGCTCATTCTGACAATGAGCTGTAGAATTCAGCATTTAAGACAACTTTTGTATATTAGTGACATCAGATGCTGTCATTTTTTTCCATTGCACACATGCCATACCAGAATGCTAATAACATTGGTTAGTTCAatactttttcttattttgtaacatctctttggTATTGGTTTTGGCTCTCTAGGACTCCATCCTTGAAATCCGGCAACCAGAGTTCGGGCCTTCGGGACAGGTCAAGCTCCGCAGCTACATGGAACGCTTCCCATTCCCCTTTTACATTCTCCTCCGGGACCTTGCCTCAATGCCAGCTGTCCTGGGCGAGGCACTGCGCCAGTGGCTCGAACTGGTCTTGCAAGCCTAGAGAGACATATTCTGTGTGAATAAACTCGCCATGTGCCATTCCACACACGCTGTGTTTATTGCCCAAGGGGCCCATTGCGCTTGTGTGGCTCCCAGTAGGTTAGGCCCAACCAATCAAATACATCACGTTCACTAGTTACAGGCAGAGGCTCCCCTGGGACTCCTGTGCAACCAATTGGACGTAACGCATATTCACTGAGCTTCATATTCTGTTGAACCGCATGTGCACGCATACTTTGGTTAAACAAGTCACTGCCTGTGAAGTACAGCAAACCGCAGAAGAACTGGTCCTGAGGAAGTACACGTATGTCAATGCGTCGGTGAGGCTTGGACGAATCGAGCTGGCACACACCCGCGAACTTTGTCTCTCCCAAAGACATGACGTCAGTAATGATGCCCACTTCACGAAGGTGTTCCACGAGGCGTGCCAGAAGTTTCGGCGGCCTCCTGTCCGTAGATCGATAGCTTTTGTGGCACACTAGCAAGTCGATGTCGCCGCTCGTAGGCAGGCCTCTTCGATAGCTGCCGCATGCGACTGCCTCGTAGTCTTTATCAAACTGTTGCAGTGCATCGATAATTCTGGCCTCCAAAAGACCAACTTCTTCTCGAGGTATGCGCTTCTCGATGTCTTCCAAGTAACGCAGCCCTATCTTCTGGTGTTCCGTAAGGCAGTCCTGGTTCTTACGCAGGTCCTCTATGCTGTGGATGCCACGATCATAAAGAGATTTAGCGTGTGCGGGTCCTATTCCCGATACCCGCGTTAACTCTTGAATTACACTTGTGCTTTCATCGCTGCGAACTTTCTCTAGTTTTGAAACTTTTCCTGTTCGTAGGAACTCTTCTATCTTCTGTGAAATCTTTGCGCCGATGCCGGGAAGGGCCTTTGCTTCTTCTGCACTTGTCACTCTTCTGTCTAGCTTCTCAAGCGTCACGGCTGCTTTGCGGTACGCGTTGCTCTTGTAAACGTTACGCGTGATGTTTTTTTCGTAGTCCGCCAGCTCATTTAAGAATTCGCAAATGTCACGATTGGGATTGCCCGTCTCACTCCACTTCTTCTTGCCCATGTCAAAATATAAGCCCGAAGATCTGCGAAAACACTCACATGCAAGTAAGTACGCACGTACCAAACGCTGGTACACAAGGTTCGTCTGCAATCGTACAGCGTACTTATAACCGTACGAATTGGTGCGAGTGTGAACAACCGAAACTACAGTGCTATTCTAGCCATTGTATCGAAAACTATGCCAAAATTGTAGCAAGACCATATAATTAACCATATCACCATATATCAAACTGTAGCTCCACAAACGGGTAAAAAGGAAGACGTCTCGTAATCAGAGCCGCAAGCTCGTATTCGCTCAAAAGCCAGGCGAGATCCGAAGCCAAACGTGAGTCATCTCATAGCCATATCTATCCGGCTGGCGTCATATGTTGCAAGCCTGCAACTGGGGCGGGGAAGTGTGACGCTTTCTCGCACCTTCCCGTACGTCTCTAAAACGCGTCTCTGTCTGCGTACCTGAAACTGGTGGATGCTATCCTTCTCATGTCTGAAAGGTAGGAACCGCTTCCGAAGACTTAAAAGAAACCTGTGTTCTGTTGCCAAGCGGTCCGTGACTCCAGCGCAGGCATGTTTTCCGCGGGTCCCAATTACGCCAAGTTGAAAACCAACTTGAGACTGACGATGAACCGCCTGAAGTTGCTTGAACGGAAGAAGACAGAGCTAGCGCAGAAAGCCCGTAAGGAGATCGCAGAGCACCTGGCAAACGGGAAAACAGAGAGGGCAAGGATCCGAGTGGAACATATAATTCGTGAAGATTACCTCGTCGAAGCCATGGAACTCGTTGAAGTCTACTGTGATCTTTTGTTAGCACGCTTTGGCCTCCTCCAACAAATGAAAACGCTCGATGAAGGTCTCTCGGAAGCTGTCTCTAGCCTCATCTGGGTGGCACCGCGACTACAGGCTGACGTTGCGGAACTGAAGGCGGTCGCCGATCAGCTGGCGATCAAGTACGGTAAACCTTACGCACAAGCGGCTCGCGATAACGGGCTGTCAACGGTGAGTCCCAAGCTTATGCAGAAGTTGAGCGTTCAGGCGCCACCGCGGCTTCTCGTGGAGCAGTACCTGATCGAGATAGCGAAGAGCCATGACGTGCCCTACGAGCCGGACAAGTCTGTCATGGAAGAACCAAGCGACGAAGTATCGCAGCCTCCACTGATCGATCTTGGCGCTGGGGCTAGACCACCCGGTTTCATCACTCAACCCTACCCCCAGTTCATGCCTGGCAGTGCACCGCAGGGCGTTGACTACCCGCCACCGCCGACCGCGGGACCAATGGGGCCGGACTACAACGCGCCACCAGTCAAAGCTCCGCTGGGACCCGACTTTCAACCTCCACCTTTTGCACCCCAGCCTATGAACTTTCCTGGGCCTCCGCCTATTCCCAAGGCACCACCTTCGGCTGCTCCGTTCCCAGCTATAAACCCGCACACTGTCGGCTTCGGCGAAGGAGGTCTGCCACCATACAGTGCGGTGAGCGGATTGCCAGACTTACCGTCAGTACCCTCTGGCAGCTTGCCGAAGCCGCCTTCCAAGGAAGACGACCTCGACTTTGATGACTTGACGCGCCGATTCGAGGAGCTCAAGAAAAGAAAGTAAAGCACAACACGTTTACCAAGATACGcttgtagttatttttttttctgcttgcatATAATAAAGGAATGCTTGCGTACTTCGTTTTTCGCTGTTGAGGAATTTATTGGTCGGGCAGTTTCAGGAGGCAAGCATGCCGAGCGACTTGCGCACCAGGCGGTCGGCGATGCGATTGAACTGCTGTCTGTCCTCGCGCCACATCTTGGCTGCGTCAACATTGGCACCACTCTCGTCGTTGGGCTCGGCCAGCATGGAGACCACAGAGAGCAGAATCTTCTCCACGCTTTGCACGGGGCTCCAACGTTCGGCGCTCGACTCGTAGCCCATGGGGTCTTCGCCTGGCGCATGCAGGATTGAGATGCATACGCGACCGTCCGCGTAGATGTTGGGATGATACATCTCGCACGTAAACTGCATCTTCGGTGGACTGAGCGGGTAATCGGGGGGAAATGTGAGCTTGGCCGGAAAAACGCCGCCTTCGAAACAGGTGCCCTCCGGTCCGGTGATGAGTGCTTCCCATTCGAAGAAGTTCTCCTCGCTCACCGGTCCCGCTATGATGCCTTCGGGTGGGTTCAAAGTCAGCTGCTTGTACTCCGCCATCAACCTGCGCAACGCCGACCCGGCCATCGCTCGATGCGTTCACTGTCCTCACGAAGCCACGGCGATGTTATTGCGGAAAGGATTTCGGCCCTATCAGGTGGTACTACTTCCACTGAGCGGCGGAAGCCCTCGCTCCGAGTCACCTGCGAGGCCGCACGATTTCGTTGATCGCTGCCGTTACCCCTAGTTCGGTGGTAGGTGGTTCGCCGACCGTGTTTTACGTCTCTCCACCTAATACAGGCCTTCGCCTGCTGGCCTGGCCGACCTCCTCCGCGACGACGCACACGCACGCTCGAGAAGCTTGTGATGCCGCTTGTGTCAAAAGGTCAGAACAGTCGCGAGAGGGCAGCATGCGCTAGCTGAAATTATATTGAGGTTACTGGTTAAGTGTTAGTTATTTGCTAATAAAGTTATAGGATAGTATTTACTACTGCTGCAGGTAGCTTAATTGTAGTATTTGTGCTTGGAGAAATTCAACGCGGTTCAATGAGGGCGACTGCTCTACTCCGCGTGGGAAATCGCACGGAGCGGCATTGGCGGTATGTTTTGAGGTTTTGATGCTCGTGCGATCGTAAGGAGAACTGCGCGTGTAGCTGAAATGGTGCAGGTAAACGTCAAGTATGTCGCCACAAAGGTCAACCGCGTTCGTTTTAAGCCAGAGAGTCATGGTCTGCTAAACAGGCACGAGTACTGTTTGGTTTCTGGCAGCTGGGATGACAAGGTAAAAGAAATGTGCCCTTTTTTAGTTTACGGTTGCGTGATGGTTCATTTTTTCTGACGAATTAATGCATTAGTGAAATCTTGCGATTGTGCCGCTGCAGCCGAACACACTGTCCTTGTGGGCGTGCTCCGCCAAGCCGAGCGAAGATTCTCTCGACGCCGGCATGCGTCGCCTTTACACGGTTGAGCTGGTCTCTGACACCGGTGATCTCTGTGTAAGTACAAGTCTTACTAAAGAGTCGAAGTCCTTGAGAGTCTCAATTTGACGACTGCTACTTTTGTTGACACGAAGTGCTAATAAATCCCGCATGCAGTAATATTTGTGCTGACTGTGGAACATCCAGAAACGCTCCACAAGAAGAGGGATAAAAGTCGATGTAGAGTAAGCGGTGGGACCAACCAAGCAGTGCGGGGCAGTTGTCAAACAGCGGCCGACAGGGCAATTATTCCTCGCGTGGGATGACTGAGAGGCGCACAGAAATTTGTGCAAACGAAGGCTGAAGGTTGGTGATGGCGTGACCAGTATCTGGCACATAAACGAAACAGTGGTATTCAGCATTATTCTTTCGGCAGGTTACATAAAATATTTGTTACACAAGGAGGGAGTAATTGACAGAATCATGTCAGGAGGCATCGTACTGTGATGAGAAATGACAAGCTTGGACCACATAAGATTTAGTAAGGTTAACATTTCGTGTCCCTAAGCCCTTATGAGAGCCGAAACATTAACGTTGCCAATATCTTTGTGGTCGCTGTTTGTCATTCGTATGGAGAGGGTGTTTGCCGGGCTTCTAGAGTGCTCTGGTACAAATGGATACACCATTCTTTAGTTTGCAGGTGCAGACATCTTAGCAGCTGCTCTGTCATCTGGGGAGGTACGGCTCTACCGCTGCAGTAACAATGAGGTCTGTGTGCAACTTCATTTTGATTCATTCTGCTGTTACACTCACTTCCATCACTCTGAAATGTGTGATTTAAGAACGCAGTTTGTTTTATGTGAACATAATGTCAAGAATTGGGCCAAACAACTAGAAAACCTGCATAGAAAGGGCACCAAAATGCACAGGTATCTAAAATACACAAATGATGTTACATATCTTTGTGGTGGAAAGTGCAGACTTTTTCAAAATCTTTGATGCAGTTGAAGTGGCTGAGCATGGGTGCTTGTCAACAGCTCAGTGTAGTTGACAGGACCATTATAACAAACCTTTGATGTTTTGGCAATTCGAGGACATAGGTATATCTGCTTTAATTTTTCTTTAAGCAGTTCTTGGACAGCACCAGCTACCAAGGATTTTGTTTGGTACGTGTAGTCTACTTTTGGTATGAACCTCGTGTGAACGAGCTTCCAGGTTTTGATCACAGCAATGACTCATTTACTTCTGTGCCTCCCACAGTGCATAGTTAGCTTGGCTTTCACAAGAACGTACAGTTGTTAACAAGAATCTTTGAAAAGgaaatgttgctggagccaatgtttcgacaactTGTCTTCATCAAGGTAGCAACCTTGACAAAGACGTCCAtttgtcaaaacattggctcccTGCTGTGGACAAAATGATTCCGTTGTGCACAAGATTACTTGTTAGGCACATTAACCCAGATGAAACTATAAGATGCCAGGAATTATTTTTAACACACCTAAAAGATTTGTTTAGCCACGGAGAACGTTACTCAAGCACTTCTTTCTCATAAAAATTTCATCATAGTATGATGCACGATTAAACATTACCCTCCTTGACTTCCCCCTCTGTTCACGTTCTGCATCACTATGGGTTCTGTTTGTGAGTTGCAATGCCTGCTGACTGGATTCTCCTGTGCAGCTGCAGGAACAGCAACGATGGAGCCACTTGCATCCTGGCTATCCATGCACTGCCATTTCAGCTCGTGGCCCATCAAAACTCGCCAGTGTCGGTGAGGATGGCAGACTGTGCCAACTCACTCCTGGTCGCCCTGAGGCATCAAGAATTATTGGTAACTGTGCTGTTCTTGTTGCTTTATTGAAGAGATTTGTAACAAACAACGAAACATACTCTGTAtgaaccagtgttgcggagttgccactccggaattggaatgactccagaatcattccacattttcccgatgccggaatggaatggaaatggaattaagcgccttttgcatggaatggaatgggaatggaattacgtctttttccgaaaatacagCACGTTTTTgcctatgcgctgtttttcaaagttCAAACATTAGTAAGGCAGAGCCTCAAATTTaataataaagcagtatttttaaaatggcttggctgattacaagcacggtatatttataagcaacgcgcctactacaaaccaaggtataagttagtgtacaaacaaatgcattatcccagcagatactgaagggagaaacaaattatccctgcgtgTTGGTTCCCATTGTTACCCCCATACGAAAGTGgcaaatactctatgcacagcctgatctttatctcacgagcagttaaGTACCTGACGCACATAAATaacatttgcgacaaggaagacattgcatacctgcgcacaggcaaacacacaaagttctcctcaccccatccatgcttgcgagaggcgcttgacaagcatgagtgctgacggccagtgcggcccagtgttctgtcgatgcaaaggcacaaggtgcccgagcggtgcactgttccaactaagcccagcagatctagagggttttgttcccgaTTAACAAAATGTTAGTTTTTTACATATTCACAACGGCTCCAGACGGGtcacaaaactgcttagtcttcttgaacactacttttgccagcataaaaatacgctatgtcattattttagcattaacacatttaagcttaaacaatattaaaacatcaccattcgttcaaacatgctgaccatgcaaatactataggtagcgggagaactaccCCTATATGGGAATttgtagggtggttgtactgcacgagatatcatatgtcaccaagctactatccctcgaccttggtaacgtggtttgccgtacttttgcagttcctaatgcatctgatgacatcagctttatgggacgttcattcttaactcgataaaactatcaagatgcctttcctacgttgaggaattacaggaatggaattgaattgcccggccattcccagagtgggaatgggctaagttttttcattccgaggaattaaaaggaatggaattgaggCAAGTTCCagttccccggaatggaattggaatggaggcgcccattccgcaacactggtatgAACTCCAAATGAGGCAGAAGTTTAAGGCAAGATGGATGCTTGAAGTCATGATTAATCGTCTAACAAATCGTTGAGCTTGTCTTTGTCGGCGCCCTGACAAAAAAAGTTCTTTTTGTCAAAACTGTGGCTCCAGCATTGTTAGCCCTGACGAACACAGGTTCCCTTGTCAAAACTTTAGCCCAAGCAGCACTTTCTGTTCAATTCTCACCTGTATCAACTATGATGCTAAACAAACCTCTTCGTCAACAGACTCTTCGAAAGCACTGACAGGTGCACTAAGGGCAGCTGTTAAGTCAATTTAAGATAGATATTTAGCGCTACAAGACTTCCCTAGCGTTATGCCCACTGGTAAAAGAGCTTTTCTAAATGTGAAAATGATGTAGATGAAGGATGGAACTACTGCCACTGAAAACACACCATCAGTTTCCTTGCAACATTAACTGCTTTTGTATCTATAGTAAGCTGCTGTCATTTGTAAGTAAAACAGAAAATCGTGGCatttttatgtaaaaaaaaatatagtgTACACGAATTATTCAATTCTTCTATGTAGGAACTTACTGATTCTGGTACACTTAAAACTTTACTATGGAATGTAGATAAAGGGAAAACACAAAAGTGATGTACTTGAGTACTGTGTCTATTGTTTCTTTTGTACGCATTTCTTTGTGCAGCTTTTACCTGAAACTGATGTGCCCTGATTCACTGAATAGCCTTATACAAAATTTTATCGCTGATTATGCCTGTTCAAATGATTGCCGTTTCAGAAGGAGCCAACAGCGGGTGTCCCACATGCCTCTCATACGTACGCCAGGAGCATGTGATTGTGGGGAACTTGGCTGGGCACTTGCAGCTTTGGGATTTGGCATCACCTGACAGGAGACCAGCACAGGACCTCACATGGTTAGTCCTGCATCCTTGTAGTCGCATTAGTCCTATCACTGCCTTTCTTCTGCACCACCTTGTTCATCCATCTTCAGTTTATTTCAAAATATATACTACACATAACCTAACTCCTGGTAGGTATGATAGTACAATATATTCCTTTCTCATGTTCTCATAAGTTACACGTACTAATTATTAGTAGTAAAGAAAGCCAAGCTAGTTTGTACGAATGCATTGACTGGTTTGCTGGTCTCAAGGCTGTAAGTGGGAAAATGAAATGTTGATTACTTTTTTCGGTTGGATGGAGTCATTGCGCATGACCAGTTGTTTGTATGGGTTGTCTTTCCGAAAAATAAACATCAGTTGAAAGTACAATGCATACAAATTATGTAAGTGCACACTGCTGACTTACTGGCACAACCCACATTCCAGATTCTTGTCATatttgctctttctatcttctcATCCAATGAGTACGAAACAAGGTTACTGCCATTCTACATTTACTGTGCCATTTATGCACCTGCCTTCAAGCACACCAGTTAAACCGCAACAGCTCATGTTCATTTCTTTACTGTGACTGACATGTGTGCCGTATCTGTATGTTATGTGTGACCTGTAAAtatgtatgaaggaaagaagatgactttcaagggctcgtttttctttgttagacacaatattaattagaactaacagacaataatgccaaggaaagtataggggatgttatttgtaataactgggatataaatgtcacatttatatcccaattattacaaataacatcccctatactttccttggcattattgtctgttagtcctaatTAATATTCTGTAAATATGTAGTAGCTCACATTGTCCCATTATCATGCTCTGCAAGTTATTCATCATGGATCAATTGGCCCAATAGCCTATTCATATGTAACTAACAAAAAGAAATATAGTGCACAGTTGCTCTTTGAATGGGATTGCAAATAGGAAAATAGATAGGATTGAAGTGAATGCGGGCGCACTGCTGAATTATCACTGCCAATGCCTTTGAAAGCAATCTGTCATGTTCACTGCCATTGTAGGATAGTTTCTACCAGTGGTCTGGCTTTTGCACACCTCTACCATTTATGTCATTGTAACAGTTCATGCTGCTAGTGTTCTTCTTTACTGTTTGTCTTGGTTAAAAAGCTTTCCGGCCCATTTTTAGTGAGGAAAAAGGTGAGGAGTATGAATCCCTCTTCATCAACTAATGTTACTCTGGTCCTCAGAGCTCCTCCTCACATTTGTAATCTCATACCCAGGTCTGGCCAACAGGTGACGTGTCTGGCACAGCACCAGAGCCAGGGGCACTTGGTGGCCTGTGGTGCCGCAAGTGGCCAGCTCTCCCTGTGGGACTTGCGCCAGACACGCCTAGCCACGGTCACCCTAGCTGCACCCACCCAGGGTGCCCTTGCTGACATGGTGTTTGATCCAGAGGGTAGCCT comes from the Rhipicephalus sanguineus isolate Rsan-2018 chromosome 6, BIME_Rsan_1.4, whole genome shotgun sequence genome and includes:
- the LOC119396920 gene encoding DNA polymerase beta; translated protein: MGKKKWSETGNPNRDICEFLNELADYEKNITRNVYKSNAYRKAAVTLEKLDRRVTSAEEAKALPGIGAKISQKIEEFLRTGKVSKLEKVRSDESTSVIQELTRVSGIGPAHAKSLYDRGIHSIEDLRKNQDCLTEHQKIGLRYLEDIEKRIPREEVGLLEARIIDALQQFDKDYEAVACGSYRRGLPTSGDIDLLVCHKSYRSTDRRPPKLLARLVEHLREVGIITDVMSLGETKFAGVCQLDSSKPHRRIDIRVLPQDQFFCGLLYFTGSDLFNQSMRAHAVQQNMKLSEYALRPIGCTGVPGEPLPVTSERDVFDWLGLTYWEPHKRNGPLGQ
- the LOC119396919 gene encoding IST1 homolog, translating into MFSAGPNYAKLKTNLRLTMNRLKLLERKKTELAQKARKEIAEHLANGKTERARIRVEHIIREDYLVEAMELVEVYCDLLLARFGLLQQMKTLDEGLSEAVSSLIWVAPRLQADVAELKAVADQLAIKYGKPYAQAARDNGLSTVSPKLMQKLSVQAPPRLLVEQYLIEIAKSHDVPYEPDKSVMEEPSDEVSQPPLIDLGAGARPPGFITQPYPQFMPGSAPQGVDYPPPPTAGPMGPDYNAPPVKAPLGPDFQPPPFAPQPMNFPGPPPIPKAPPSAAPFPAINPHTVGFGEGGLPPYSAVSGLPDLPSVPSGSLPKPPSKEDDLDFDDLTRRFEELKKRK
- the LOC119396921 gene encoding nucleoporin Nup43 isoform X1 — protein: MVQVNVKYVATKVNRVRFKPESHGLLNRHEYCLVSGSWDDKPNTLSLWACSAKPSEDSLDAGMRRLYTVELVSDTGDLCFAGADILAAALSSGEVRLYRCSNNELQEQQRWSHLHPGYPCTAISARGPSKLASVGEDGRLCQLTPGRPEASRIIEGANSGCPTCLSYVRQEHVIVGNLAGHLQLWDLASPDRRPAQDLTWSGQQVTCLAQHQSQGHLVACGAASGQLSLWDLRQTRLATVTLAAPTQGALADMVFDPEGSLLFCAHDGSLLCWTTPGAGTPRGEVDMDALVRPQGRPLNSLDLQGPLVAAGSDSETLLLLSHS
- the LOC119396922 gene encoding ubiquitin-conjugating enzyme E2 G2, producing the protein MAGSALRRLMAEYKQLTLNPPEGIIAGPVSEENFFEWEALITGPEGTCFEGGVFPAKLTFPPDYPLSPPKMQFTCEMYHPNIYADGRVCISILHAPGEDPMGYESSAERWSPVQSVEKILLSVVSMLAEPNDESGANVDAAKMWREDRQQFNRIADRLVRKSLGMLAS
- the LOC119396921 gene encoding nucleoporin Nup43 isoform X2 encodes the protein MVQVNVKYVATKVNRVRFKPESHGLLNRHEYCLVSGSWDDKPNTLSLWACSAKPSEDSLDAGMRRLYTVELVSDTGDLCFAGADILAAALSSGEVRLYRCSNNELQEQQRWSHLHPGYPCTAISARGPSKLASVGEDGRLCQLTPGRPEASRIIEGANSGCPTCLSYVRQEHVIVGNLAGHLQLWDLASPDRRPAQDLTWSGQQVTCLAQHQSQGHLVACGAASGQLSLWDLRQTRLATVTLAAPTQGALADMVFDPEGSLLFCAHDGSLLCWTTPGTPRGEVDMDALVRPQGRPLNSLDLQGPLVAAGSDSETLLLLSHS